A window of Glycine soja cultivar W05 chromosome 13, ASM419377v2, whole genome shotgun sequence genomic DNA:
GGTTGTTAGGTTGTTTTAGCTTATTATAGACCAAAGTGAGTGCAATGGTAAGGTATACGATCAATGACGGGGTGTACCTGCAAACCAATTACTATAATTATTGGTCCCTATCACATTCGTAAGTAAGTTTTTGATATCTTAAATTAGTGTGCCAGTCAGTGAGATTCAAGTTATCGTTCAACTGATCACACATACACCATAATACATGCAGATGATCATACAAATTTAAGGCTCAAAACTTTTAATATGAATGAAGGCTTAGTTACGTATATACAGGCTAgcttttacataattaaattgataaagTGAACTAAGAACTGTTGTACAAAGTTGTAGACTATCAAAGGTTGAGAGTATTAATTCTTCACTTTAATTGATCTTGTATTtgacatttttattataatatgtttatttgtttaaagagaaaatattaatatttctatcAATGGGGTTAGCTCATCAGGTTGAGTAATTTAGATAggtaagttattataaattttttgttatctATCTCTCATTTTTacgaataaataaaaagagagaaaatatatatttatgaggTGTTCCTTTTCAGATGAAATTTGAAGAGGAATTAACGAGATTGTTTCATTTCATGACGTGTCACAAAGCATCAATATAAgttattaacaatttaaaatgatacttTCAAGCAATCTATTGATGAAGAAATTATTTGCTGATGTGAATTTTGTTTAGGGAGtatatgaatatttttgaaaattgataATATGAATATTTGAATCTAAAAATTTTGAGTATGGACGGCAAAGCCAAGAGGATAGGGTTATATCCGGAGTTAATACAATGGTGGCCTAACTGTTTCTTACCATTACtatattgatattgattttattcTAATGAACGCTATTAATATTCATAAAACGATAGGAACCTACCTCCACTTTCCAAATTTTATTACAAGAGTCTGCTTTGCAGGTAGTAGGCTCTGCTACCATTATTTCCTTATTATATGTGTGCCATCATAGAATTAATGCATTACCTTACAGACAAGTAtacgtaataataataataataataataataataataataataataataataataataataataataataataataataataataataataataataataataataataatataaaaatgattatattatttgatgagtttaattatgttaacgaatacttataaaatattaaattcataaaataatgtgacaatgtatcattttttatcataacaaaaaaataacgtgtctttaaactaatttattaagGCTTTAAAACCCAAAGATATTTTTTCGTTCAAAAGTTTAATATATTAcgtaaaatttaaactttttatctTAGTTTTTTATTCATCAGCAAGTGATATTCGTTAGCATGATCTCAACTTTCTTGTTTAAAATAAGATCGATAGCTTAAAAgcttaataacaataaatagaaTTAATGAAAACAGGTTTCCGTCACTATATACCAAGAAAACAGGTTCCCTTCACTTCACACGTGACATAACATAACGCTAATTGTAAATTTCCTTCATGTCCTGTCCTCTCGCATTGAAGTTTGAAGAttcatatatgtataaaatttcatccatatatatatatatatatatatatatatatatatatatatatatatatatatatataatagttataTCAAACGCAGTGTAGAATTAAGTGCTTCTTTCTGAAATGTGGTACACTGGTAGATGTATGCTAAGGTAGATTCTGAAATTTCTGACAGTTTTCTAAAATGCGAGAAGTGAATGAAACTGGGAAGACATAAATGAAAGGAACGCAAGGTGGGTTGGGGACATTTAACAGAGGAAAAACCCTACTGCTGGTGGAGAGAGTGATGACGAAGAAAGGTGACCAAGAAGGCAAGGGTTGTTTCAAGTTGGTCACTGTTCAAGGTCTGCATTTATGTGAATTCAAAGTGGTTTTAATGACTTGTTTGAGATTGAACATTGCAACCCTGTCCCTTTCTCAACGCCTTTAATGGCCCGGTAGGTAGGACctcttttttcctttggttTTAATTTGATCGGTTTCTTCGTTTCCAATTTTATCATGTTCACTATTTCAAATGTGTTCTTGTTCAATGCAAtaaagagaaggagaaaaataaaaaagcaagatagaaaaaaacgaaaaataaaagtagaagagaaatacaatagaaaaaaatcaatgaGTAATTTAGatggaaatataaaattttacccTCTCAATCTTATGACCCGTGAGTCTTTACATGCTCTTGAAAGCCTCTTTTTGTTTTAGCTTTTGAGACTTTTGATTGTATGTCGATCGATCATAATCAGTCATCGATCGAACATGACTCGGTTGTGGATCGAGCCTTCGGGGGGTAAGGGTTGGTCAAGACTTTAACGCTATCTGAAGGTCAAGTTGCATGCATGTTATAGGTACAATTGCCTAAGGGATGTATTCCGAAATCTCAGGCAATGACTCACAGGAAGATCGCATGCAACAACCCTAAGCACGAGGGGATATAATTCGAAATTGAACCTAGAAGGCAATAGGCTACACATACACACTTGAATGTTTTTGGTTAAGTCTCTCGTAGGAAAAATCTATATATGAACAAAAATAAAGTAGAAAAAATTTccagtttatttttctttgtagggACTACATATATACgccttatgaaaaaaaatcttgtttcaataataaaataagagcaGCATTATATATCAACAATAAAACAATCTCTTAGAGTATTTTAAGATAGTTGTATGGAGTACtcatgatttaataaaattaattataaagttttattctttttatctcattataattatcattttaatttattttacacaaataaaaaaataacaattttataaaattaattttattattttttagcttatattattaatattataagaatataaataaaaaataataattaatattatattaaaattaaaataataattattttggtataaattttttttcttacccaACAATTATTACCGGACAAAGGATATACAGTAGActtattcaaaagaaaaaagtgctTAATTTTTTGACATGTCCATCTTTTATTGCCGTTTTCTAAGCTATTTTCAATTCTTGTCTTTCAGTCCTGCTTCTTTAATTAGCTTGCTATTAATTATGTCCTTCCATTCGATCGGTTATCTTGACTCCTGCAACCTTTTAGTAAGATCACTCACGATTGTTAAGGACACcgagaaaaaggaaaagcaaTGATGAGAAAATTAAACGTAGGGATTTTTATTCACTTGCAGTATGAATAACGAATATCTTTGTGACAAGCAACAAGCTTCttcgatttaaaaaaaaaaaaaaaaagtaactagCTTCATGGTGTTAATTTGGCGATCCATTTGGGCCGCtcctcaaatttatttaatatattggtgactaaattataaataaatgtcaACCGCAAAACACATTTTATATGTTTTGGCTTATATTGCCCAACaactaatttttaatcttttattctaAAAAGAATAATGACTTGAATATCTTACTGAATTATAAAATGGATTTTATATTCTTGAATAATAAGATATAATCACGTTACAGaggaaaaaatatgtaatttttataatagaaGAATTAACATGATTAGTTATATGATcgataaactatttttaattataaaacaatgtatatattttttaacataattttagcaaaaaaaatatttttaaacataatcatatcttattatttatttaaaaacaaaaagagggGTTCCAAatccttataaaattaattggaagagaaaatagaaagaattTTGTTCATGTGAATTTTTATTACAAGCTAGGATTATTTATCATGGGAAACACAACTGTATGGTCTACGATAATGAGATCAGAGTAGTTTTAATAGTTTATATTaaattgcatgcatatatggaTAATCTCGACTAGAATATGACACGTTACATTAGATTTCATGCCATACCATGCGATCAACCATTATTGTATGTTCAACCATGCACGTACAACCCTACATTTGTCTCGTTGTCGTCTTTTGCATGATTCAGTTGCATATAACGACGATTGCATAATTGTTTTGCTGTTTCAGAGAGACAAATGCATAAAAGCAAAATTGTCAATATCTTGAGTTAAAGTGGGCATGTATCTATGAGCATGAAATGCAGCTGCAGGAATCAGGGGAGGAGAAGGGGAGTGGTTGTTCAAAACATTTATTTGGGAGAGAGAAGgaacaattaataaattttttgccttcattatttttttgggggggtGACTCataggacttggttgatttaaTGGTGATCGAGGGAGTTGGGAGCCTTTACTTCTAATGGGTTATAAATAGCATATGTCATCCATGGATGTGGATCAGTTCGTTTTAATGGCTGAAAAGGGTGTTGATGGCTTTCAAGGTTTTAGAATGAGTAAATTCCTATAATTCGTATCTAAACTTTTTATAACAAATGTTAATTAACcaatatcttattaatttattttgtaggagattataaatatcaaataatcTTGGTTTGAGCcgattaaaattattatgaacattgatgtattttgaataTCTAATGtaattatacattaaaaaaattgaactcgAATTTGAGACCATTGTTCTGCAAATTAACTtgaattttaacataaatactttttattattgattcttTAATCAAGCaacatacaaaattttatacttaTGTATCTtgagaatatgaaaaaaaaattaaaaaaaaatattatgatctctaattaataattaccacaaaaatcactaccaaaaaatttaatgactacaattattaattataatagtaGAGAGTAATTTATTGCTTAAGTATAAATATGTCACCACAAACATgttgttattttaataaaattctgAGTTTTTTATACAATCTTTTTTGGAGttttggttgttttttttttcttcttaatgaaCTAATTGGGGAAGTTGGAGTTATTATCCACATTAAAGAACCATTGTCATCAGAGACCTTCCCTTCAACTGTATAGACTCCCAACATTTATGACCCGTGTCATTCATCTCCTCCTCCCCCTTTGCCACCGACTTTCATAATCATAAGtaccaaattaatttataacatgTCATGTCTCGGAGaagcataattaatttaatttacactAAGATTAgtgttgttgttttattttgttggtgCTACATATACTATATATAGTCAGTGGTGCTGTAAAAGACAAGCAAGGAAAGTATAGGAATTTAATTGGACTCACATTTTAGTAGGTAACTAATTAAAGAATCaataataatctattttttaaaattaaatatcacgttaaagatatattaaaattataatttatcatatataatattttctaacaaaagacttatattttaaatttcttaatcagTATCTTTAATGCATGTTGATTGATATTTTTGCCTTTGACTTCTTACGCATGATAAAATTTCCCACATAATAGTAATAATCTATCAAAACTTTGATGTGTAGTCGTGGAGTTACGTGTGTCAAAGGTCTTTACAAGCTGAAATCATGATTCACACCCCCAACTCTTCGCAAGAGTACTTTAGAAGCAGAAGCAGAAAAATGTGCATGAAACCCATTTTTTCCTACGCAAGAATGAGGTAATACTAGTAAAACCGAACTCCTAACGTTTTgatcaataataaataacttttattaCTTAAGATGTGAAAATGTGTACTATGAAAGGGTAGCCAAGTTGGAAAGCATGTCACAGTTCACACGTACATAGGTAAAGACCACCAATTTTGACACTTCCACCTCCCAAGTTCTGCCACCTACTATATAACCACCTCAAACTCATTACACATTTCGCTCACTCTCTTCAATATTGAAAGCTAGCTATGGTTTCCTTTCACAAAGCTTTGGCCGAGACCCCAATAGCAGAAGTTCCATCAGAATTAGAAGCTCCACCAAGGAAGAGAAAGTGGGAAGACGAGACACTCACTGAAGAATTCTTCAAGCATGATCCAACAGATGAGAAGAGAAAATCCATCTTTGGTATAGAGCTACATCTAGAGACACCATTGCCTTCACATAAATTGCAACAATACCTCACTATTCaggtataatatataataatattttgtcttttttttttttgatagacatataataataataatatgttgtCAAACTTTATACAAGGTATCTGGTTATCTTTTTGTTGAACTCGGGTCCATGTCTTAGTCAAGAGTTAAAACACTAGTTCTTCAAGATATTGAGATTCATTTAAGATAATTTCTTTCAACAGATGCTTCATACATATGGGCCTGAGGGTGAAACCTCTGATTACATGTTTAGGAAATATGATTATGTGCCAATTATATATCACTATATGTCGATAGGAATTTATCTAGTTTTGTATTCTTAGTTTGGTTCTCATGAGTTAATCtaatgtttcaatatttttatgcaGTCTGGGCAGATACACTTGTGCAACACAGGAGACTTATTGGAGAGAAACTCTTACACTGAAGCACCATCACTTGGCCAAAGGAGCCTAGACCTTGAGCTGTCACtgaagaaaaaggaagatgGTTATGACATAAATGAGAAGAAGAATTATGGTTCTAGTGGGAGTGCGTTTGGTGAACGTGATTTGTTTTTGGTTGAATCAAGCAAGTCCAAAAAGGATGATTCGTGTGTTTTAACTCGACCTGCACCATCGTGGCTATCATCAGAGGGAGACGATCACAAAGAGATGATTGCAACGGTTTGTATGAGGTGCCACATGTTGGTAATGTTGTGCAAGTCTTCCCCTGCTTGTCCTAATTGCAAATTCATGCACCCACCAGGTCAGAACCCTTCAAAAttcttgaagaagaagaaggttcagCCTCTCTTGTGCTAATTAACTAGGAATGAACGTGGTACTGATACACGGGTTTAATTGAGAATTCTTAGCTGTAATTGTCCAAGGCttgtattatcttttaattcccCCTTGAATATATTGTCAGAGTTTCTTTATAGTTTAGCTATGTGTTAAAAATTAGGGGTAGTGGTGTTTAACCTACCTCTACGTAGTGGTAAATTTAACTTTTAGGATGAGTAATGGGTGATTTGATAAGAAACTAACCTAATGTTATCATAATCATATCTATGTACATATATATAAGAGTGTTTGTTGATCATCTTAAATCTATGTATGCTGCTGCGTATAAAATAGTAGAATTTAGCTAGGTTCTTTTAGGATTTGAAATTAAGCAAGATCATTTTCAATGAAGGGCTCTTAGATCTCACAACAGCATGATTCTTCAAGTTGTAACAAATGTTTTCTATgtattgtcattttattttgCAGTAACGAGAACAGATTATTTTCGACATGTTTGCATGGTGACTTGTTTTCAATCACGGAAACTATTTTTGCATTCATGTGCTAAATTAAGTTACTAGTTATTTCCATTGTCCTCACTCTCCATATGTGTGATGACAGTTAGTCAGTGGAAAAGTTAGATACTGAATTTCTAGCTTCTTGTTTTTCTAGAGGGACGTATATATAGTGGTACATAAGAATTCTTTTTGTTCTGTGTGTCCAATGATAGAATAGAAGATAATTGAATACCATGTAAAATAAGGACATTATTTGAATATCACTGAAATGAGAGATCCTGCAAGAAAAAGTTTAAGAAAAATGTGACATGGACACCCATTAATTATGCTATTTAACACCTAgaggaggagaaagagaaaaaaatatatgtatcatactatcatattatttatgatgttataggaaaaaaaatagaaaaataaaatataacaagaaagataaagagaaataaaaaatatttaaaaaaaaatttcaaataataatgtGTTTGTATGTATCCATCAAAGACGGTCTAGAGGAGGATGAGCAAAGGCTCCAGTCTCCCTTCCCCCCTCCTCtctcttgaaattttttaactatatgcatatatctttttaagttaattaatataaaattatattatgttattattataataatgattaatattaattagtataaaattatataaaattaattgtatttgttattttattgtaatgattaaagtaataattattgtaaaagtgtataaaattaattgtgtgtttattgttattctaataataattaagattatcatcatttagtataaaaattatttttaattttatttgtaaaaataataattgttttaaaataattatttattaaaagttagacatttaaaaaactataaagaaaaaaaaaaccaacccCCTTTGGATCCATCACTACTGATCTTGTACcaaacttttgttttttcttcttatatctctttgttttataaaaaaaaaaatacaaacattaCATACAAACACTTCCTACATTTCCATAACTattgatattttagttttttatatattttattttcagcttatCTCGAGTAAAAATGAGGCCATACATCCCATTCTACAATTAAGAGATCGTATCAACCTTCCTAAAcaatataaaacaattatttcaaCTATTTAGGttgtttaacttatttttacttAGAGTAATTTAGATAATCCCATTTAATGACTACCATAAGTAATTATTAACAAGTAATAAGATATATCTCCAATcctttcttaatttattaaaaccaataaaaataattaaattaattttaattactcataaatttaaattttatttcaaagatACTCATAAAATTAAATGGCTGAAGTAATAGTTAAATTTAAAGACATTACTTATAGTTTAAGAGATGATTATTTTGGAGGAGTCCATATATTGTTAATAACTCAATAAATATATCCACTTTCATAAAATGagttaatattacattaatagACTTCActataaattaaagatattaaaaaatttgataattaatacatttaaaatagtaatatttttcttatacttagaaaaaatactttcatttgttttattgtataaaagataaaaataaaataatgcattAAATAAGCACATGTTAATccaaattattataatgatattttgcgttcagtaaatatttgttaattcatgtgtattaatatattaaacatcAATCATTATGAGAAGGAGAGGTAGTACAATTTATCATGTGTCTATATAAATACCATAGAAAGTGCAAAATTAAGATCCTACAAAATTCGCGTAACTGGAAAATGTTGAGAGACATTATGGCCGTCCTTTCGTCTAAAATTAGATAATCTAATTCTAATAGTACTAAGATGATCACTCCACCCAAAATGGAGAAAATACTATAAATAAGGACGGCAAATGAATATCTGAAATATAGCCATTGCATTAATTAGCTTACGTCGGTTATATAGTACATTTCCATTGACATTAAATGCGTATATTGGGCGTTAATGTGTAGCGTCATGCTCATTTACGTTTCTTGCTCCATAAATTCAAGATAGCGAAGTTAATAAGTTAATCTTAACATATTTCACATTAAATAACCCGAATTTACTActtcactttctttcttttttgctgacGACTACTCCACTTTCTATGTTATACTTTAGGAATAAGAGATAAATGATAATCGCGAGTAAGAATGAATTCTCTgttcctaaaaaaaatacttataatattGTATCctttatatttgtatttcaAATTACTCCGTATTTgtcatttcaaaatttttatttttttaaaaaatatttatgatttaaaaataagaaaaatatttttttaaaaacatttatttttatcttaactAAATACTTACTTGCGTACCACTAAACAAGTAAAACAACTGGTATGAAATTCTTTACAACTTAATCAGTTGtattaaat
This region includes:
- the LOC114381392 gene encoding uncharacterized protein LOC114381392 encodes the protein MVSFHKALAETPIAEVPSELEAPPRKRKWEDETLTEEFFKHDPTDEKRKSIFGIELHLETPLPSHKLQQYLTIQSGQIHLCNTGDLLERNSYTEAPSLGQRSLDLELSLKKKEDGYDINEKKNYGSSGSAFGERDLFLVESSKSKKDDSCVLTRPAPSWLSSEGDDHKEMIATVCMRCHMLVMLCKSSPACPNCKFMHPPGQNPSKFLKKKKVQPLLC